In the Streptomyces sp. f51 genome, one interval contains:
- a CDS encoding helicase-related protein: protein MNDARNNPLAPHPDSAADNQRETVLIEHLTQVLADRLADRSGAPHAPPWTPRDHVVVGVLPAVAVPPRHLSAPDEATADPSRRPVESLRGTQASPVLALDFRVRTAPGRRTAQLAVHCRFALYLEDIASYAEHMEYLRGDEGPSSAQARPGELLGVWRRHDVHVPDLVIEVPLGEGDFDPHVLSEAQQVLDRAIRRAVDAHFVRPEARRPLTAGPQGRQGRRRRNVLPAEAMADEEAFHRHVAALLDRDTAPCAPQLVLSAHAQALDGGDHLIRVSLHNQSDTAQSDWQDLSVYDCRFAVLPRDSISIVPQRFHLAPRDYRLEALAEVIGRGTGCAAVPHGSGLRTETLPVHVQHTVVPRQAGVRHPRWHELADDPAPILDSVEVAMARYSREFAAVGRAAQQLPHHRAIEADRAQFDDEARRFGLGRECLDLDPDLKLAFRLANEVFARVNDGRTYDSWRLFQLVYIVSHLPALAVREHPQRADLRAELDHTDVLWFPAGGGKTEAYLGLILTALFYDRLRGKHAGVTAWLRFPLRMLSVQQLDRTLRMLIAAEELRTERQIGSPHDDPFALGYLAGGTGSPNDLHWERGWWRGWEIEAAATRAGTFAEDHLRDRLVITCPYCECDSVRLRLDTDAVRLHHECTACQRILPLHVSDVEVYRTLPAIVISTVDKLTGHSWFPEFTAFQHGPRHRCAEHGYFSFPRFGVCSAGPDHCIAPKGGYPAARPIKDPVPALTVQDEMHLLKEELGAFNAHYEGMIAELQSGAGSGLPSKVLGASATIEQYQDQLRQLYGRRPRAFPAPGWTLGESFYTTTRPDFRRVHIGVLPHKRRKADVAAIVQGELLTEIARLQEEPKALRERLALHGLPDSDLPRLLFPYEVSLAYVNSKQHGTQLDEELGQLSDDLQHAGLDRVEHAVLTGEVPVPDLAAAIARVQREHLDTPRGERLRALVGTSVLSHGVDLERLNLLVLAGMPPTAADYIQVTARAGRTHAGLVVTVYDPVSRRERSMFSNFLSYHRLLDRMVTPVPVNKYAYFAARRTLPGIVLALLHDAARDPALKPPPEGADYSKDFKRWWSAQRPLLDPWLERRIPACYRERVEGVNGRGLENDLVERIMETWRQEERPNLNKGAEERRTAYLFLQQPLTSFRDIDKSTSFQSLTSSRDAFKALATNTADSKGGEDEPQP, encoded by the coding sequence GTCGTCGTCGGAGTGCTGCCCGCCGTCGCCGTCCCGCCGCGACACCTGTCGGCACCAGACGAGGCGACGGCCGACCCGAGTCGCCGGCCCGTCGAGTCCCTGCGCGGCACGCAGGCGTCTCCGGTCCTGGCACTCGACTTCCGGGTGCGCACCGCCCCCGGCCGCAGGACGGCGCAGCTCGCCGTCCACTGCCGATTCGCCCTGTACCTGGAGGACATCGCCAGCTACGCCGAGCACATGGAGTACCTGCGCGGCGACGAAGGCCCCTCCAGCGCACAGGCCCGGCCGGGAGAGCTGCTGGGCGTCTGGCGTCGCCACGACGTCCACGTGCCCGACCTGGTGATCGAAGTGCCGCTCGGGGAAGGCGACTTCGATCCACACGTGCTCAGTGAGGCCCAGCAGGTGCTGGACCGGGCGATCCGCCGCGCGGTGGATGCGCACTTTGTCCGCCCCGAGGCCCGTCGCCCGCTCACCGCCGGGCCGCAGGGCCGCCAGGGGCGGCGCAGGCGCAACGTGCTCCCCGCGGAGGCCATGGCCGACGAGGAGGCATTCCACCGCCATGTCGCGGCACTGCTGGACCGCGACACAGCCCCTTGCGCACCCCAGCTAGTGCTGTCCGCGCACGCCCAGGCCTTGGACGGCGGTGATCACCTCATACGCGTCTCGCTGCACAACCAAAGCGACACGGCGCAGAGCGACTGGCAGGACCTCTCCGTGTACGACTGCCGCTTCGCGGTCCTCCCCCGAGACAGCATCAGCATCGTGCCCCAGCGCTTCCACCTCGCCCCCCGCGACTACCGGCTGGAGGCGCTGGCGGAGGTGATCGGTCGCGGTACCGGCTGCGCAGCAGTTCCCCACGGCAGCGGTCTGCGGACCGAGACCCTGCCCGTCCATGTCCAACACACCGTCGTGCCCCGCCAAGCTGGGGTGCGGCACCCGCGGTGGCATGAACTCGCCGACGACCCGGCCCCAATCCTGGACTCCGTCGAGGTCGCGATGGCCCGCTACTCCCGGGAGTTCGCCGCCGTCGGCCGAGCCGCCCAGCAGCTGCCGCACCACAGGGCCATCGAAGCCGACCGCGCCCAGTTCGACGACGAGGCCAGGCGGTTCGGCCTCGGCCGCGAGTGCCTGGACCTGGATCCGGACCTCAAACTCGCCTTCCGGCTCGCCAACGAGGTCTTCGCCCGTGTCAACGACGGCCGTACCTACGACAGTTGGCGGCTCTTCCAGCTGGTCTACATCGTTTCCCACCTGCCAGCCCTCGCCGTGCGTGAGCACCCGCAGCGGGCGGACCTGCGCGCTGAACTCGACCACACCGACGTGCTGTGGTTCCCCGCGGGCGGGGGAAAGACCGAGGCATACCTGGGGCTGATCCTCACGGCCCTGTTCTACGACCGGCTGCGAGGCAAGCACGCAGGGGTCACCGCCTGGTTGCGCTTCCCGCTGCGAATGCTCAGTGTGCAACAACTTGACCGCACCCTGCGCATGCTGATCGCCGCAGAAGAGCTCCGCACTGAACGCCAGATCGGATCCCCTCACGATGACCCGTTCGCACTCGGCTACCTGGCCGGCGGGACGGGCAGTCCCAACGACCTGCACTGGGAGCGGGGCTGGTGGCGCGGCTGGGAGATCGAGGCCGCCGCCACCCGGGCGGGGACCTTCGCCGAAGACCACCTGCGCGACCGGCTCGTGATCACCTGCCCCTACTGCGAGTGCGACAGCGTACGGCTGCGCCTAGACACTGACGCGGTCCGCCTGCATCACGAGTGCACCGCCTGCCAGCGGATCCTGCCCCTGCACGTGAGCGACGTTGAGGTCTACCGCACCCTGCCGGCGATTGTCATCTCCACTGTCGACAAGCTTACTGGGCACAGCTGGTTCCCCGAGTTCACCGCGTTCCAGCACGGACCGAGGCACCGCTGCGCCGAGCATGGCTACTTCTCCTTCCCGCGTTTCGGAGTCTGCTCAGCCGGGCCGGACCATTGCATCGCGCCGAAGGGCGGCTACCCGGCGGCCCGTCCGATCAAGGACCCGGTACCGGCACTGACGGTGCAGGACGAGATGCACCTCCTCAAGGAGGAGCTCGGCGCGTTCAACGCCCACTACGAAGGCATGATCGCCGAACTCCAGTCAGGAGCAGGCAGCGGCCTGCCCAGCAAGGTACTGGGCGCCTCCGCCACCATCGAGCAGTACCAGGACCAGCTTCGCCAGCTCTACGGCCGCCGTCCCCGTGCCTTCCCCGCACCGGGGTGGACACTCGGCGAGAGCTTCTACACCACGACCCGGCCCGACTTCCGGCGCGTTCACATTGGAGTGCTCCCGCACAAGCGCCGCAAAGCTGACGTCGCCGCGATCGTGCAGGGCGAGCTCCTCACCGAGATCGCCCGGCTCCAAGAGGAGCCCAAGGCCCTGCGCGAGCGCCTCGCCCTGCACGGGCTGCCCGACTCGGACCTCCCACGACTCCTCTTCCCCTACGAGGTCTCCTTGGCCTATGTGAACAGCAAGCAGCACGGTACCCAGCTCGACGAGGAGCTCGGCCAGCTCTCCGACGACCTGCAACACGCCGGACTCGACCGCGTCGAGCACGCGGTGCTCACCGGCGAAGTCCCGGTCCCCGACCTTGCGGCAGCCATCGCCCGGGTCCAACGCGAGCACCTGGACACCCCGCGAGGAGAGCGGCTGCGCGCCCTGGTCGGCACCAGTGTGCTCAGCCACGGGGTGGACCTCGAGCGACTCAACCTCCTGGTCCTGGCTGGCATGCCGCCGACCGCCGCCGACTACATCCAGGTCACCGCCCGGGCCGGGCGAACCCACGCAGGCCTCGTCGTCACCGTCTACGACCCCGTCTCGCGCCGCGAACGCTCCATGTTCTCCAACTTCCTGAGCTATCACCGCCTGCTCGATCGCATGGTCACCCCCGTGCCCGTCAACAAGTACGCCTACTTCGCAGCCCGACGCACCCTGCCCGGCATCGTGTTGGCACTGCTCCACGACGCCGCCCGCGACCCCGCGTTGAAGCCACCGCCAGAAGGAGCCGACTACTCCAAAGACTTCAAGCGCTGGTGGAGCGCCCAACGACCACTCCTTGACCCTTGGTTGGAACGACGGATCCCAGCCTGCTACCGCGAGCGCGTGGAGGGCGTCAACGGGCGCGGACTGGAGAACGACCTCGTTGAGCGGATCATGGAAACCTGGAGGCAGGAGGAACGACCCAACCTCAACAAGGGTGCAGAGGAAAGGCGTACCGCCTACCTGTTCCTCCAACAGCCGCTCACCAGCTTCCGCGACATCGACAAAAGCACATCGTTCCAGTCACTGACCAGCAGCCGGGACGCTTTCAAAGCGCTCGCAACCAATACCGCCGACAGCAAGGGGGGCGAGGATGAACCGCAGCCGTAG
- a CDS encoding phospholipase D-like domain-containing protein, with product MTDELRSLVPLAQLLERLAGSYAAAAEWTRQIARADTLDALRLHGVADDHATAVRQLAAECGLLGSGRYAGLVPARLSQLQVLLDVLDGLDPPPAAPPSERPLAFTTPRAAAHLVAPPVRRLDLLVQDVIAGANSELHIGGPFWNRHGCDLLREVLLPAVAERQVAVHFYAHDPSSRAQPLNDLVKDCADYGRTSLYWWTGANPGIMHAKFVVADRATGYFGSANLSSLGLQEHFEIGMELGSTQASSLVDLCTRLREEGFFTQVTEGPGRAPDPPVLVETADGKRRFGQLRSWYTTRDGRREAEVLCRLSDDALRPARVRVDESRIGLFPGVNYANVPANDACAGAGETGSTG from the coding sequence ATGACCGACGAACTGCGATCGCTGGTCCCCCTCGCCCAGCTACTGGAGCGCCTCGCGGGCAGCTACGCGGCAGCCGCCGAATGGACACGGCAGATCGCCAGAGCCGACACCCTTGACGCCCTCCGCCTGCACGGGGTCGCAGACGATCACGCTACCGCCGTACGCCAGCTCGCCGCCGAGTGCGGCCTACTGGGCTCCGGCCGGTACGCAGGGCTCGTCCCTGCCCGCCTCTCCCAACTCCAGGTGCTCCTGGACGTCCTGGACGGCCTTGACCCACCGCCCGCAGCACCACCATCCGAGCGCCCCCTGGCGTTCACCACCCCGCGAGCCGCCGCCCACCTGGTAGCGCCCCCCGTCCGACGCCTGGACCTGCTAGTCCAGGACGTCATCGCCGGAGCCAACAGCGAACTCCACATCGGCGGCCCCTTTTGGAACCGCCACGGCTGCGACCTACTGCGCGAGGTTCTGCTGCCCGCCGTCGCCGAGCGCCAGGTCGCCGTCCACTTCTACGCCCACGATCCGAGCAGCCGGGCCCAACCCCTGAACGACCTCGTCAAAGACTGCGCCGACTACGGAAGAACGTCCTTGTACTGGTGGACCGGGGCCAATCCCGGCATTATGCACGCCAAGTTTGTGGTAGCCGACCGCGCCACCGGCTACTTCGGCAGCGCGAACCTGTCCTCCCTCGGTCTTCAAGAGCACTTCGAGATCGGTATGGAACTGGGAAGCACCCAAGCATCCTCACTGGTGGACTTGTGTACCCGCCTACGCGAGGAAGGCTTCTTCACTCAGGTGACTGAGGGGCCGGGACGCGCACCAGATCCGCCCGTGCTCGTTGAGACCGCCGACGGGAAACGTCGCTTCGGCCAGTTGCGATCCTGGTACACCACCAGGGACGGCCGTCGTGAAGCGGAAGTGCTGTGCCGTCTCTCGGACGACGCTCTGCGGCCAGCAAGAGTCCGCGTCGATGAGAGCCGCATCGGGCTCTTTCCTGGGGTCAACTACGCCAACGTGCCAGCCAACGACGCTTGTGCAGGCGCTGGCGAAACCGGATCCACTGGGTAG
- a CDS encoding CHAT domain-containing protein — protein sequence MLIITGVTDLLQGIMGIADDDIFARPPNYTFKYDVTGWGWFHLILGSLAILVGISLFRALLLWRIIDIHWRIIGVTIAGMLIITNFLSLPYYPIWSVIAIALYVFIIWALTATSAVSIRRTRSGATFCPRAAQGSPGGGAYLPRGDVEVHSPDPAPPVHGPVPAPPGPSLDRFNHQAPGETEARRLVAELAEQTAVGRIVPLHVQIVCGSDRGAALREVSVPPEGVRVTVSVHAPGLLDLGDMQQELTIYPGQDSDVLRFGFRADTPGLHEVTVRAYRGGTYLGDVRCQISVAHQGDTRDGPKCSAPLPSVAFDPGEVTLQVVRDRDDAFSFQLLSETSHAPESGSFRAGDPRREAEEIYKELRAAARGDSKRDPKQLRERLRNHGTKLWTSAVPEAVQRQFWDVADRISSFTVVGEHDAVPWELLYPLDKQHGDHGFLAEWVPVARRVFGQDRVRELDLPSVAFVVPHGSPTHSDEEVRMVRDQFGSGVRDHGILTKGEELTTLIKQGHAGALHFACHNSFTSSSGSSVTMDDGPFDPLDLAASAQLQSLRTHHPLVFFNACRTAGEISWFGETLGWAPQFLQAGAGAFIGTLWPVRSQSALDFADVFYHGLLAEHHSLGEASLEARQAISGHQGDPSWLAYAIYGSPDATAHITRT from the coding sequence ATGCTGATCATCACCGGTGTCACGGACCTCCTCCAAGGCATCATGGGCATCGCAGACGACGACATCTTCGCGAGACCACCGAACTACACGTTCAAATACGACGTGACCGGCTGGGGCTGGTTCCACCTCATCCTCGGATCCCTGGCCATCCTCGTGGGTATAAGCCTGTTCAGAGCCTTGCTCCTCTGGCGGATCATCGACATCCATTGGCGGATCATCGGCGTCACGATCGCGGGAATGCTCATCATCACGAACTTCCTATCGCTGCCGTACTACCCGATCTGGTCGGTCATCGCGATCGCCCTGTATGTCTTCATCATCTGGGCACTGACGGCCACCAGTGCCGTGAGCATCAGGAGGACCCGGAGCGGGGCAACATTTTGTCCGAGGGCCGCACAAGGATCGCCCGGTGGGGGTGCGTACCTGCCCCGAGGCGACGTCGAGGTGCACAGCCCTGACCCGGCGCCGCCCGTGCATGGCCCTGTCCCCGCGCCGCCCGGGCCGAGTCTGGATCGGTTCAACCACCAAGCTCCGGGTGAGACAGAGGCCCGCCGACTGGTGGCGGAGCTGGCGGAGCAGACAGCTGTGGGGCGGATCGTTCCCTTGCACGTGCAGATAGTCTGCGGCTCCGACCGCGGCGCAGCGCTCCGTGAAGTCTCGGTACCGCCGGAAGGCGTTCGCGTGACGGTCTCCGTCCATGCCCCAGGCTTGCTGGACCTCGGCGATATGCAGCAGGAGCTGACGATCTACCCCGGCCAGGACTCGGATGTTCTGCGGTTCGGGTTCAGAGCTGATACGCCCGGCCTACATGAAGTGACGGTCCGCGCATATCGGGGAGGGACATACCTCGGCGACGTCCGATGCCAGATCTCAGTCGCGCACCAGGGCGATACCAGGGACGGACCAAAGTGCTCAGCCCCACTGCCCTCGGTGGCATTTGACCCCGGTGAGGTCACACTGCAGGTTGTGAGGGATCGCGACGACGCCTTCAGCTTCCAGTTGTTGAGCGAAACGTCTCACGCTCCCGAAAGCGGCAGCTTCCGGGCGGGAGATCCCCGCCGAGAAGCGGAGGAGATCTATAAGGAGCTCCGGGCAGCGGCCCGCGGTGATAGCAAACGTGACCCCAAACAGCTTCGGGAAAGGCTGCGCAATCATGGGACCAAACTGTGGACCTCAGCCGTTCCCGAGGCAGTGCAGCGCCAGTTCTGGGACGTGGCAGACCGCATCTCCTCTTTCACGGTGGTGGGGGAACACGATGCAGTGCCCTGGGAATTGTTGTATCCGCTCGACAAACAGCACGGCGACCATGGCTTCCTGGCCGAGTGGGTTCCCGTTGCGCGCCGTGTCTTCGGCCAGGACCGCGTTCGAGAGCTCGACCTGCCTAGCGTGGCCTTCGTCGTCCCTCATGGTTCTCCCACCCACAGCGATGAAGAGGTCCGGATGGTGCGTGACCAGTTCGGATCAGGGGTGCGGGACCACGGGATCCTGACCAAGGGCGAAGAGCTCACCACGCTAATCAAGCAGGGTCATGCCGGCGCGCTGCACTTCGCCTGTCACAACAGCTTCACGTCTTCCAGCGGCTCCAGCGTCACCATGGATGACGGGCCCTTCGACCCGCTCGATCTGGCCGCCTCCGCCCAACTGCAGAGCCTTCGCACGCACCATCCGCTGGTGTTCTTCAACGCCTGCCGCACAGCCGGAGAGATCAGCTGGTTCGGTGAGACTCTCGGTTGGGCCCCGCAATTCCTCCAAGCTGGCGCGGGTGCATTCATCGGGACACTGTGGCCGGTACGTTCGCAGTCCGCTCTCGATTTTGCCGACGTCTTCTACCACGGCCTCCTCGCTGAACACCACTCGCTTGGCGAAGCATCACTCGAAGCACGACAGGCCATCAGCGGCCACCAGGGCGACCCGAGCTGGTTGGCCTACGCCATCTACGGCAGCCCTGACGCGACAGCCCACATCACCCGCACATGA